A single genomic interval of Microbacterium sp. LWO14-1.2 harbors:
- a CDS encoding AzlD domain-containing protein, with protein sequence MSVWSAVLLAAVICLALKAVGYLVPPTVLEAPRPARISDLLTVALLAALVAVQTLGAGQAVVVDARVPALLVAAGLLGLRQSFLVVVVAAAAVAALLRLAGLAA encoded by the coding sequence ATGAGCGTCTGGAGCGCCGTTCTGCTCGCTGCCGTCATCTGTCTCGCGCTCAAGGCCGTCGGATACCTCGTGCCGCCCACGGTGCTCGAGGCCCCACGTCCGGCACGCATCTCCGATCTGCTCACCGTGGCGCTGCTGGCGGCGCTCGTGGCGGTGCAGACCCTCGGCGCCGGTCAGGCCGTCGTCGTCGACGCCCGGGTGCCCGCGCTCCTCGTGGCGGCGGGCCTGCTCGGGCTGCGGCAGTCGTTCCTCGTGGTCGTGGTGGCCGCGGCGGCGGTCGCGGCGCTGCTGAGGCTGGCGGGGCTCGCGG
- a CDS encoding AzlC family ABC transporter permease — MTAEREVWREAAGVVIATSAYGVSFGALAVASGLDVWQTCVLSLLMFTGGSQFAFVGVFAAGGVAALPSAVASAALLGVRNVAYGMRMSPLVGTTPARRAAAAHFTIDESTAVAVSQSDPRLRQVGFWVTGIGIFLGWNLTTLVGALVGDVLGDPKTWGLDAAAAAAFLALLWPRLRQRQAIAVGVAAAVVAAALTPALMPGLPVLVAALVAILVGWFNWLGRDDDASTVSAPEGLR, encoded by the coding sequence ATGACGGCCGAACGCGAGGTCTGGCGAGAGGCCGCGGGCGTCGTGATCGCGACCAGCGCGTACGGCGTATCCTTCGGAGCGCTCGCGGTCGCCTCGGGGCTCGACGTCTGGCAGACCTGCGTCCTGAGCCTGCTCATGTTCACGGGCGGATCCCAGTTCGCTTTCGTCGGGGTCTTCGCGGCCGGCGGGGTGGCGGCGCTGCCTTCGGCGGTCGCCTCGGCCGCGCTGCTGGGTGTGCGGAACGTCGCCTACGGGATGCGCATGTCCCCCCTCGTCGGCACGACCCCCGCGCGTCGCGCGGCGGCCGCCCACTTCACGATCGACGAATCGACGGCCGTCGCGGTGTCGCAGAGTGATCCGCGACTGCGGCAGGTCGGCTTCTGGGTCACCGGCATCGGCATCTTCCTCGGATGGAACCTCACCACCCTCGTCGGCGCGCTCGTCGGCGACGTGCTCGGCGACCCGAAGACCTGGGGGCTGGATGCCGCGGCCGCCGCCGCCTTCCTCGCGCTCCTCTGGCCGCGGCTCCGGCAGCGCCAGGCGATCGCGGTCGGCGTGGCAGCGGCCGTCGTCGCCGCAGCTCTGACTCCCGCCCTCATGCCCGGTCTCCCGGTGCTGGTCGCGGCACTGGTCGCGATCCTCGTCGGATGGTTCAACTGGCTGGGTCGGGACGATGATGCATCGACCGTCTCTGCGCCGGAGGGGCTCCGATGA
- a CDS encoding XRE family transcriptional regulator has translation MDDLRTRIARTLRREREAAGISVSELARRAGISKATVSQLESGSGNPSVETLWALGVALGVPFAVLVDQQANAPTLIRADELAGVPSSAAAYSATLLSASPPGARRDVYLIQAEPGDPRRSDPHHSGTTEHVILIAGQAHIGPVGEAVLLNPGDYLSYAGDVPHVFEAVVPGTSAVLISELR, from the coding sequence ATGGACGACCTCCGCACTCGCATCGCCCGCACCCTCCGCCGAGAGCGGGAGGCAGCCGGCATCTCGGTCTCGGAGCTCGCCCGTCGCGCCGGGATCTCCAAGGCGACGGTCTCGCAGCTGGAGTCGGGGTCCGGCAACCCCAGCGTCGAGACGCTGTGGGCGCTCGGCGTCGCACTCGGCGTGCCGTTCGCCGTGCTCGTCGACCAGCAGGCGAACGCCCCCACGCTCATCCGAGCGGACGAGCTCGCCGGAGTCCCGTCGTCGGCGGCCGCGTACAGCGCCACCCTCCTCTCGGCGAGCCCACCGGGCGCCCGCCGCGACGTCTACCTGATCCAGGCCGAGCCGGGCGACCCGCGACGCTCGGATCCGCATCACAGCGGCACCACGGAGCACGTCATCCTCATCGCAGGCCAGGCGCACATCGGTCCGGTCGGCGAAGCCGTGCTGCTGAACCCCGGCGACTACCTCTCCTACGCCGGAGACGTGCCGCACGTGTTCGAGGCGGTCGTCCCGGGCACGAGCGCCGTGCTCATCTCCGAGCTGCGCTGA
- a CDS encoding MFS transporter, whose amino-acid sequence MTSTARPETRTSWLPLVSLFLAQVLMSFNVAALPISLGGIVAEFGVPPTVASTTIVMYGLAVAALVMTGAKLGQRIGWVLIFRIVIVLFAGSAVLMIVSPSVGWAIAGQAVAGAAAAIIVPSIVALIAENYRGGQQATAIGAIGSARAISGVTAFLIGGTLGTLVGWRPLFVIVLAIAVLVFALSFTLRGDRGDASIRIDLVASLLIGAAIVLLTLGFNNLNGWGALAATEAAPFSILGLSPAPVFVVVGIVLGQCFFVWTRRRIARGGVPLIDLRVLESSRERAAVYAMFIVVALEACVNFTIPLYIQIVQGRTPFDTSLAMMPFNLTVFITATLVVRFYRRYPPRVIGVFGFVLTTLALMWLSFVVDNNWETLATIVGLVVFGIGQGALVTLVFNVLVTAAPSELAGDVGSLRGTTQNLASAVGTALAGALLVSLLGLSVGRAVVEHPELPPELVAQVDLDDVNFISNDDLRAVLDRTDATPAQVDAAVSVNEQARLGTLRLGLLILAGISAIAIVPASRLPRYKPEEIPDPSPAAGE is encoded by the coding sequence ATGACCTCCACCGCCCGTCCCGAGACCCGCACCTCCTGGCTGCCGCTGGTCAGCCTCTTCCTCGCGCAGGTGCTCATGTCGTTCAATGTCGCCGCGCTGCCGATCTCGCTCGGCGGCATCGTCGCCGAGTTCGGTGTGCCGCCCACCGTCGCGAGCACCACGATCGTGATGTACGGCCTGGCGGTCGCCGCGCTCGTGATGACCGGTGCGAAGCTCGGTCAGAGGATCGGCTGGGTGCTGATCTTCCGGATCGTCATCGTCCTGTTCGCCGGCTCGGCCGTGCTCATGATCGTCTCACCGAGCGTCGGGTGGGCGATCGCCGGGCAGGCGGTCGCCGGTGCCGCCGCCGCCATCATCGTCCCCTCGATCGTCGCGCTGATCGCCGAGAACTACCGCGGCGGGCAGCAGGCCACGGCGATCGGGGCGATCGGATCGGCTCGGGCGATCTCCGGCGTCACGGCCTTCCTCATCGGCGGCACGCTCGGCACCCTCGTCGGCTGGCGCCCCCTGTTCGTGATCGTCCTCGCGATCGCAGTGCTCGTCTTCGCGCTGAGCTTCACGCTGCGCGGCGACCGAGGCGACGCCTCCATCCGCATCGACCTCGTGGCCTCGCTCCTCATCGGCGCCGCGATCGTGCTGCTCACCCTCGGCTTCAACAACCTGAACGGCTGGGGCGCCCTCGCGGCGACGGAAGCGGCGCCGTTCAGCATCCTCGGGCTCTCGCCCGCGCCCGTCTTCGTCGTGGTGGGGATCGTGCTCGGTCAGTGCTTCTTCGTGTGGACCCGTCGGCGCATCGCGCGCGGAGGGGTTCCGCTGATCGACCTGCGGGTGCTCGAATCGTCGCGCGAGCGGGCCGCCGTGTACGCGATGTTCATCGTCGTGGCGCTCGAGGCCTGCGTGAACTTCACGATCCCGCTGTACATCCAGATCGTGCAGGGGCGGACGCCGTTCGACACCTCGCTGGCGATGATGCCGTTCAACCTCACGGTCTTCATCACGGCCACGCTCGTCGTGCGCTTCTACCGTCGCTATCCGCCACGCGTCATCGGGGTGTTCGGGTTCGTCCTCACCACGCTCGCGCTGATGTGGCTGTCCTTCGTCGTGGACAACAACTGGGAGACCCTCGCGACCATCGTCGGCCTCGTCGTCTTCGGCATCGGGCAGGGCGCGCTCGTCACCCTCGTGTTCAACGTGCTCGTCACGGCGGCGCCCTCGGAGCTCGCGGGCGATGTGGGGTCGTTGCGCGGAACGACGCAGAACCTCGCGTCCGCCGTGGGGACGGCGCTGGCCGGCGCCCTGCTGGTGTCGCTGCTCGGTCTGAGCGTGGGGCGCGCGGTGGTCGAGCATCCGGAGCTGCCGCCGGAGCTCGTGGCTCAGGTCGACCTCGACGACGTGAACTTCATCAGCAACGACGACCTGCGCGCTGTGCTCGACAGGACGGACGCGACCCCGGCTCAGGTCGACGCCGCGGTGTCGGTGAACGAGCAGGCGCGGCTCGGCACTCTGCGGCTCGGTCTGCTGATCCTCGCGGGCATCAGCGCGATCGCCATCGTGCCGGCCTCGCGCCTCCCGCGCTACAAGCCCGAGGAGATCCCCGATCCATCGCCCGCGGCGGGGGAGTGA
- the glsA gene encoding glutaminase A: MESAARHGIPARVSTGSLPGWASVEHLLLEAHAESIGVDDGAVADYIPELAHADPSLSGLALVEVDGGLHDAGDARHPFSIQSISKMFVYALAIQEHGHERVREIVGVNNTGLAFNSVMALELNDGHPMNPMVNAGAIATTALLPGDTSVERWELLREGLSAFAGRQLRLDGKVYASEAETNDRNRALGRLLRSYGRLHGDPDEAVDVYTRQCALLVTAHDLAVMGATLADGGVNPVTGHRVVSADVCRDTLAVAAATGLYERSGEWLFEIGLPAKSGVSGGIVAVSPGKCAVAGFSPLLDRAGNSIRSQRAIAHLSRSLGLDLFASAPAGDHPAGDRPVGDHPAGDHPGADTPHATEQPTDPSPTTEETR; this comes from the coding sequence GTGGAGTCCGCAGCACGGCACGGCATCCCGGCCCGCGTCTCGACGGGGTCGCTCCCCGGGTGGGCGAGCGTCGAGCACCTGCTGCTCGAGGCGCACGCCGAGAGCATCGGCGTCGACGACGGCGCGGTCGCCGACTACATCCCCGAGCTGGCGCACGCCGATCCGTCGCTGTCCGGGCTGGCGCTGGTCGAGGTCGACGGCGGTCTGCACGATGCGGGCGATGCGCGGCATCCGTTCTCGATCCAGTCCATCTCGAAGATGTTCGTCTACGCGCTCGCGATCCAGGAGCACGGCCACGAGCGAGTACGCGAGATCGTCGGAGTGAACAACACCGGGCTCGCCTTCAACTCGGTGATGGCCTTGGAGCTCAACGACGGCCACCCGATGAACCCCATGGTGAATGCGGGAGCCATCGCGACCACAGCGCTCCTGCCGGGTGACACGTCGGTCGAGCGCTGGGAGCTCCTCCGGGAGGGACTGTCGGCATTCGCCGGACGGCAGCTCCGGCTCGACGGAAAGGTCTACGCCTCCGAGGCCGAGACCAACGACCGAAACAGAGCGCTCGGGCGCCTGCTGCGCAGCTACGGGCGGCTGCACGGCGACCCCGACGAGGCCGTCGACGTCTACACGAGGCAGTGCGCGCTCCTCGTGACGGCCCATGACCTCGCCGTCATGGGGGCCACGCTGGCCGACGGCGGTGTGAACCCGGTGACCGGGCATCGGGTCGTCTCCGCCGACGTCTGCCGCGACACGCTCGCCGTGGCCGCCGCCACCGGCCTGTACGAGCGCTCGGGGGAGTGGCTCTTCGAGATCGGCCTGCCCGCGAAGTCGGGGGTCTCCGGCGGAATCGTCGCCGTCTCGCCGGGCAAGTGCGCCGTCGCCGGGTTCTCGCCGCTGCTCGACCGGGCAGGCAACTCGATCCGATCGCAGCGGGCGATCGCGCACCTCTCCCGATCACTCGGGCTCGACCTCTTCGCGTCGGCGCCCGCAGGGGACCACCCGGCAGGCGACCGCCCCGTAGGAGACCACCCGGCAGGCGACCACCCGGGGGCGGACACGCCTCACGCGACTGAACAGCCGACCGACCCGTCGCCGACGACCGAGGAGACGCGATGA
- a CDS encoding phospholipase, translated as MLQNTRALRRASSVAEARNAVTARRPKWIFGTIAGGVIGAALTVGIVSAPAAAGAETPDPVADVATFVTGGAAPLTKKVDDAAIHISIAQDAADAADAVTAEVAASGLDLAGAPAAVDTTDLDSWIDRLGDRDGLSSRELTSLEAYVVAETEAVTNETATLQNDYAAAQQRKVEEEQAAAAAAALAQANTPDGAKATAREMMASQYGWGDDQFSCLNSLWTKESGWNYKAYNKSGGATGIPQALPGSKMASAGADWQDNAATQIAWGLGYIKSVYGTPCSAWGHSQASNWY; from the coding sequence ATGCTGCAGAACACCCGTGCGCTTCGGCGCGCCTCGTCCGTGGCGGAGGCCCGCAACGCCGTCACCGCCCGCCGCCCGAAGTGGATCTTCGGAACCATCGCGGGAGGCGTCATCGGCGCCGCCCTCACCGTCGGCATCGTCTCCGCCCCGGCCGCTGCCGGCGCCGAGACGCCCGATCCCGTGGCCGACGTCGCCACGTTCGTCACCGGCGGTGCCGCGCCGCTCACCAAGAAGGTGGACGACGCCGCGATCCACATCTCGATCGCGCAGGATGCCGCTGACGCCGCCGACGCCGTGACCGCGGAGGTCGCCGCCTCCGGCCTCGACCTCGCCGGCGCGCCCGCCGCCGTCGACACCACCGACCTCGATTCGTGGATCGACCGGCTCGGCGACCGCGACGGGCTGTCGTCCCGCGAGCTCACGAGCCTGGAGGCCTACGTGGTCGCAGAGACCGAGGCCGTGACGAACGAGACCGCGACCCTGCAGAACGACTACGCGGCTGCCCAGCAGCGCAAGGTCGAAGAGGAGCAGGCCGCTGCAGCCGCGGCGGCGCTGGCCCAGGCCAACACCCCGGACGGGGCGAAGGCCACAGCCCGGGAGATGATGGCGAGCCAGTACGGCTGGGGCGACGACCAGTTCTCCTGCCTGAACTCGCTGTGGACCAAGGAGTCCGGGTGGAACTACAAGGCCTACAACAAGTCCGGCGGCGCGACGGGCATCCCGCAGGCGCTCCCGGGCAGCAAGATGGCCTCTGCGGGCGCTGACTGGCAGGACAACGCCGCTACCCAGATCGCCTGGGGTCTCGGCTACATCAAGTCGGTGTACGGCACGCCCTGCAGCGCGTGGGGTCACTCCCAGGCCAGCAACTGGTACTGA
- the typA gene encoding translational GTPase TypA codes for MAHALRSDLRNVAIVAHVDHGKTTLVDAMLRQTGSFGEHAHVDERAMDSNDLEREKGITILAKNTAITYKGAHADGQEITINVIDTPGHADFGGEVERGLSMVDGVVLLVDASEGPLPQTRFVLRKALEAKLPVILLVNKTDRPDARIAEVEEEAHDLLLGLASDLVDDVPDLDVDALLDVPVVYASGRAGAASLNRPADGSRPDNDDLEPLFGAILEHVPAPSYDDEAPLQAWVTNLDSSPFLGRLALLRIFNGTLKKGQTVAWVRSDGTTSNARVTELLKTRALERYPAESAGPGDIVAIAGFENITIGETIADPEDVRPLPAITVDDPAISMTIGTNTSPLMGKVKGHKLTARMVKDRLDRELIGNVSLKVVDIGRPDAWEVQGRGELALAILVENMRREGFELTVGKPQVVTKKIDGKTYEPFEHLTIDTPEEHLGAITQLLANRKGRMENMTNHGTGWVRMEFIVPSRGLIGFRSEFLTTTRGTGIANAISHGYEPWAGQITTRQNGSIVADRSGVVTPFAIIALQERMSFFVQPTAEVYEGMVIGENSRADDMDVNITKEKKLTNMRSATADNFESMTPPRVLTLEESLEFARDDECVEVTPEAVRIRKVNLDANTRARETARLKRQDADA; via the coding sequence TCGCGCACGTCGACCACGGGAAGACCACTCTCGTCGACGCGATGCTCCGCCAGACGGGCTCGTTCGGTGAACACGCCCACGTCGACGAGCGCGCCATGGACTCCAACGACCTGGAGCGCGAGAAGGGCATCACGATCCTCGCGAAGAACACCGCGATCACCTACAAGGGTGCCCACGCCGACGGCCAGGAGATCACGATCAACGTGATCGACACCCCCGGTCACGCCGACTTCGGCGGCGAGGTCGAGCGCGGTCTCTCCATGGTCGACGGCGTCGTGCTGCTCGTGGACGCGAGCGAGGGCCCGCTGCCGCAGACCCGCTTCGTGCTGCGCAAGGCGCTCGAGGCGAAGCTGCCCGTCATCCTTCTGGTCAACAAGACCGACCGGCCCGACGCCCGCATCGCCGAGGTCGAGGAGGAGGCGCACGATCTGCTGCTCGGCCTCGCCTCCGACCTCGTCGACGACGTGCCCGACCTCGACGTCGACGCGCTGCTCGACGTGCCGGTCGTCTACGCCTCCGGACGCGCGGGCGCCGCATCGCTGAACCGTCCCGCCGACGGTTCGCGGCCCGACAACGACGACCTCGAACCGCTCTTCGGCGCGATCCTCGAGCACGTCCCGGCTCCGTCCTACGACGACGAGGCGCCTCTGCAGGCCTGGGTGACGAACCTCGACTCGAGCCCGTTCCTCGGTCGCCTCGCGCTGCTGCGCATCTTCAACGGCACGCTCAAGAAGGGCCAGACGGTCGCCTGGGTGCGCTCTGACGGCACGACCAGCAACGCCCGCGTCACGGAGCTCCTCAAGACCCGTGCGCTCGAGCGGTACCCCGCCGAGTCCGCCGGCCCCGGTGACATCGTCGCGATCGCCGGCTTCGAGAACATCACCATCGGTGAGACCATCGCCGACCCCGAGGACGTGCGTCCGCTGCCGGCCATCACGGTCGACGACCCCGCCATCTCGATGACGATCGGCACGAACACGTCGCCGCTCATGGGCAAGGTCAAGGGTCACAAGCTCACCGCCCGCATGGTCAAGGACCGTCTCGACCGCGAGCTGATCGGCAACGTCTCGCTCAAGGTCGTGGACATCGGCCGCCCCGACGCGTGGGAGGTCCAGGGTCGTGGAGAGCTCGCGCTCGCCATCCTCGTCGAGAACATGCGCCGTGAGGGCTTCGAGCTCACGGTGGGCAAGCCCCAGGTGGTCACGAAGAAGATCGACGGCAAGACCTACGAGCCGTTCGAGCACCTGACGATCGACACGCCGGAGGAGCACCTCGGCGCGATCACGCAGCTCCTCGCGAACCGCAAGGGACGCATGGAGAACATGACGAACCACGGCACCGGCTGGGTGCGCATGGAGTTCATCGTGCCGTCGCGCGGCCTCATCGGTTTCCGCAGCGAGTTCCTCACCACCACCCGCGGCACCGGCATCGCCAACGCCATCTCGCACGGCTACGAGCCGTGGGCGGGTCAGATCACGACCCGTCAGAACGGATCGATCGTCGCCGACCGCTCGGGTGTCGTCACGCCGTTCGCGATCATCGCCCTGCAGGAGCGCATGTCGTTCTTCGTGCAGCCCACGGCGGAGGTCTACGAGGGCATGGTCATCGGCGAGAACTCGCGCGCCGACGACATGGACGTGAACATCACCAAGGAGAAGAAGCTCACGAACATGCGGTCGGCCACGGCCGACAACTTCGAGTCGATGACGCCGCCTCGCGTGCTGACCCTCGAGGAGAGCCTGGAGTTCGCCCGCGACGACGAATGCGTCGAGGTCACGCCCGAGGCAGTGCGCATCCGCAAGGTCAACCTGGACGCGAACACCCGTGCCCGCGAGACCGCGCGCCTCAAGCGTCAGGACGCCGACGCCTGA